In Erythrobacter sp. F6033, a single genomic region encodes these proteins:
- a CDS encoding transglutaminase family protein, giving the protein MPITIDASFAFEVDSPTDALLQFEAVASDGQTILASKTHLNGAETFNRVPAHDAIGERIWLHANRRIEVTYSAEIEISREFANLEKLSALALHQLPGEAVQYLLESRYCAAEKFHDFADREFAGTMGGARVSAIRDWIEQHLTYAPGASGPYTDAGDTFIARQGVCRDYAHVLITLARASGIPARYVACYSPGVSPPDFHAVAEVFLADPEHEEGGKWHLVDGTGMASPRDIVKIGVGRDAADVSFLTSFGPSSFEYSSVRVEETA; this is encoded by the coding sequence ATGCCGATTACCATCGATGCCTCGTTCGCTTTCGAAGTGGATTCTCCAACTGATGCACTGCTTCAATTCGAAGCTGTAGCGTCGGATGGACAAACAATTCTTGCTTCCAAGACACATCTGAATGGGGCCGAAACCTTCAATCGTGTGCCAGCACATGATGCCATCGGCGAACGCATATGGCTGCACGCCAATCGACGGATTGAAGTCACGTACTCTGCAGAAATCGAAATCTCGCGTGAGTTTGCGAACCTTGAGAAACTTTCGGCCCTCGCCCTGCATCAATTGCCCGGTGAAGCGGTGCAATACCTGCTCGAATCCCGTTACTGCGCAGCGGAGAAATTCCACGACTTCGCCGATAGAGAGTTTGCAGGCACTATGGGCGGCGCTCGGGTTTCAGCCATCCGCGACTGGATTGAACAACACCTGACCTATGCTCCCGGCGCAAGCGGCCCTTACACCGATGCTGGCGACACTTTCATCGCGCGTCAGGGGGTGTGCCGTGACTATGCTCACGTTCTTATCACCCTCGCCCGCGCGTCAGGCATTCCGGCGCGTTATGTCGCTTGCTACTCACCGGGTGTAAGCCCACCCGATTTCCACGCTGTTGCCGAGGTCTTTCTTGCTGATCCCGAACACGAAGAAGGCGGCAAATGGCATTTGGTTGACGGGACCGGCATGGCCAGCCCTCGCGACATTGTGAAGATCGGTGTGGGCCGCGATGCAGCGGACGTGAGCTTCCTGACAAGTTTCGGACCGAGCAGTTTTGAATATTCTTCGGTTCGAGTGGAAGAAACCGCTTAA